Proteins encoded in a region of the Spiribacter sp. 1M189 genome:
- a CDS encoding PAS domain-containing protein → MDDKDIDEALGNTLFRTAADHSFNAITITEATEDGGAGPIIYVNDAFTEMTGYAASEVLGRSPGMLQGPNTERAVLQRLAEQIRRGEIFHGETVNYRKDGNEFIIEWNVIPVRQDGRTTHYVAVQHDVTGAI, encoded by the coding sequence ATGGACGACAAAGACATCGACGAGGCACTCGGCAACACGCTGTTCCGGACAGCCGCCGATCACTCGTTCAATGCCATCACCATTACGGAAGCCACCGAGGATGGCGGCGCTGGACCGATCATCTACGTCAACGATGCCTTCACGGAGATGACCGGCTATGCGGCGAGCGAGGTGCTGGGCCGGAGCCCGGGCATGCTGCAGGGGCCGAACACGGAAAGAGCCGTGCTACAGCGTCTCGCCGAGCAGATCCGTCGCGGGGAGATTTTCCACGGCGAAACGGTGAACTACCGCAAGGACGGCAACGAGTTCATTATCGAGTGGAATGTGATCCCGGTCCGTCAGGACGGGCGAACGACCCACTATGTGGCGGTCCAGCACGACGTGACCGGCGCCATCTGA
- a CDS encoding metal ABC transporter ATP-binding protein: protein MALSSPIMANPQQPLIEAAGVNVHIGGRHILENIELSLSAGEIVTVVGPNGSGKSTLLRALIGAMPLDSGRIRRAPGLRVGYVPQRLHIDPTLPLSVRRFLNLPQRHSRHAIDQALARAGIPGRADAAMSALSGGQFQRALMARALMDEPGLLMLDEASQGLDQTGTADFYRQLEEIRDQLGCGILMVSHDLHVVMRAADRVICLNHHICCQGHPEAVTAAPEYRALFGTDDEEALAIFRHDPHKHPHEHEREDEHAG from the coding sequence ATGGCACTGTCCAGCCCCATCATGGCGAATCCCCAGCAACCACTGATTGAAGCCGCCGGTGTGAATGTCCACATCGGTGGCCGGCATATCCTCGAGAATATCGAGCTCAGCCTGTCTGCAGGCGAGATCGTGACGGTGGTTGGCCCCAATGGCTCGGGCAAGTCAACGCTGCTGCGTGCGCTGATCGGCGCCATGCCCCTCGACAGCGGACGAATCCGTCGGGCGCCGGGGCTGCGGGTCGGTTATGTCCCGCAGCGCCTGCACATCGACCCGACCCTGCCGCTCAGCGTCCGGCGTTTCCTCAATCTGCCCCAGCGGCATAGCCGGCATGCGATTGATCAGGCGCTGGCACGGGCGGGCATTCCCGGTCGGGCCGACGCGGCCATGTCGGCGCTCTCCGGCGGCCAGTTCCAGCGGGCACTGATGGCCCGAGCGCTGATGGACGAGCCGGGTCTGTTAATGCTCGACGAGGCCTCACAGGGCCTTGATCAGACCGGTACCGCCGATTTCTACCGACAGCTCGAGGAAATCCGCGACCAGCTCGGCTGCGGCATCCTGATGGTCAGCCATGACCTGCATGTGGTGATGCGCGCCGCCGATCGGGTCATTTGCCTGAACCATCACATCTGCTGCCAGGGTCACCCGGAGGCGGTCACGGCGGCGCCCGAATATCGCGCCCTGTTCGGCACGGACGACGAGGAGGCACTGGCCATCTTCCGGCATGACCCCCACAAGCATCCTCACGAGCACGAACGGGAGGACGAACATGCTGGATGA
- a CDS encoding zinc ABC transporter substrate-binding protein, which yields MPDQRLPASVRRLRLTLTFLLLAVALPAVAVPNVATDVTPVHSLVSQVMEGVGEPRLVIQRGASPHSYAMRPSEAAALENANVVFWVGEELTPWLGHALGNLAPDARQVALLHAEGTLRHAFRERVLTETAGHENHDHADEHGHDAEEHDTHGHDDHAEEVDDHHGHDHAGHAHGGIDPHAWLDPVNARRWLAVIAETLAEEDPANAPIYRRNAEAGQAEIDALLEHVQGEVSPVHEQAFIVFHDAYQYYERRFDMNTVGAISLSDATDPSPAHLAEIREIVGEYDVQCVFAEPQFNPALVDTVLDGTSARTGVLDPLGSDIATGPDFYPTLIRQLTDRLVSCLAGS from the coding sequence ATGCCTGATCAACGTTTACCTGCGTCCGTCCGCCGCCTGCGACTGACCCTCACCTTCCTGCTCCTTGCCGTCGCGCTCCCCGCGGTGGCGGTACCGAATGTCGCCACCGATGTCACGCCGGTGCATTCGCTGGTCAGCCAGGTCATGGAAGGCGTCGGCGAACCGCGGCTGGTGATCCAGCGCGGTGCCTCGCCGCACAGCTACGCGATGCGACCGTCGGAGGCCGCTGCCCTGGAGAATGCCAACGTCGTTTTCTGGGTGGGCGAAGAACTCACACCCTGGCTGGGCCACGCGCTGGGCAATCTGGCGCCCGATGCCAGGCAAGTGGCGTTGCTGCACGCCGAGGGAACGCTACGGCACGCCTTCCGGGAGCGCGTGCTGACCGAGACGGCGGGTCATGAAAATCACGACCATGCCGACGAGCATGGTCATGACGCCGAGGAACATGACACCCACGGCCATGACGATCATGCCGAGGAGGTCGATGATCATCATGGCCATGATCATGCGGGTCATGCCCATGGAGGCATCGATCCCCACGCCTGGCTCGATCCGGTCAATGCCCGCCGCTGGCTGGCCGTGATCGCCGAGACACTGGCCGAGGAGGATCCGGCCAATGCGCCGATTTACCGCCGCAATGCCGAGGCGGGCCAGGCGGAGATCGACGCCCTCCTGGAGCATGTCCAGGGTGAGGTCTCACCGGTGCATGAGCAGGCCTTCATTGTTTTCCATGACGCCTATCAGTACTACGAGCGCCGTTTCGACATGAACACGGTGGGGGCCATCTCTCTGAGCGATGCCACCGACCCGAGCCCGGCGCACCTTGCCGAAATCCGCGAAATCGTCGGCGAATATGACGTGCAATGCGTCTTTGCCGAGCCGCAGTTCAATCCGGCGCTGGTCGACACGGTACTGGACGGGACATCGGCGCGCACCGGCGTTCTCGATCCCCTGGGCAGCGACATTGCCACCGGGCCGGATTTCTACCCGACGCTGATCCGGCAGCTCACCGATCGGCTGGTGTCCTGCCTGGCGGGAAGTTGA
- a CDS encoding PAS domain-containing protein — protein MEFQPEKDPCIIPSVLTQILDTCVNGITLSDPDQPDNPIVFANQVFTEMTGYSQDEIIGRNCRFLHGDDRDQPGLQTIRDALQSGSRTEVTLRNYRKTGELFHNQLTIQPLRDEHGKLLYYLGVQYDISKLVTAREEAERMAMLLDRSADS, from the coding sequence ATGGAATTCCAGCCAGAAAAAGACCCCTGCATCATTCCCAGCGTTCTGACCCAGATCCTCGATACCTGTGTGAACGGGATCACCCTTTCGGACCCGGACCAGCCCGATAACCCGATCGTGTTCGCGAACCAGGTCTTCACCGAGATGACGGGTTACAGCCAGGACGAGATCATCGGTCGCAACTGCCGCTTTCTGCATGGCGATGATCGCGACCAGCCCGGTCTGCAGACGATCCGCGACGCCCTGCAGAGCGGTTCACGCACCGAGGTGACGCTGCGCAACTACCGAAAAACCGGTGAGCTTTTCCATAATCAGTTGACCATTCAGCCCCTGCGCGACGAGCACGGGAAACTCCTCTACTACCTGGGCGTCCAATACGACATCAGCAAGCTGGTCACGGCCCGCGAAGAGGCGGAGCGCATGGCCATGCTGCTGGATCGAAGCGCAGACAGCTGA
- a CDS encoding DUF4864 domain-containing protein, producing MSFHGADSIRHPAGLLLLVCVLTLSVAGAQEGPAADRLLEPSPERSAREVITIQLDALSDNDQPETNAGIEQVWAFAHPRNRVITGPLSRFTRMLRGPGYGMLINHLSYEITEIRRTGRTAVYQVKVLSRDGGFYRFRWRLEKAAQPGGPAWMTTRVTPAEQTGEQLS from the coding sequence ATGTCCTTTCACGGCGCCGATTCCATCCGTCATCCGGCGGGGCTTCTGCTGCTCGTCTGCGTACTGACCCTGTCGGTGGCAGGAGCGCAGGAAGGCCCCGCGGCGGACCGACTGCTTGAGCCCAGTCCCGAACGCTCGGCACGGGAAGTCATCACGATCCAGCTGGACGCACTCAGCGATAACGATCAGCCCGAAACCAATGCGGGTATCGAACAGGTGTGGGCGTTTGCTCACCCCCGCAACCGCGTGATCACCGGCCCGCTGTCGCGCTTCACCCGCATGCTCCGGGGGCCGGGTTACGGGATGCTCATCAATCACTTGAGTTATGAGATCACGGAGATCCGTCGGACCGGGCGGACGGCGGTCTACCAGGTCAAGGTCCTCTCGCGGGACGGCGGTTTCTATCGTTTCCGGTGGCGGCTCGAGAAGGCCGCCCAGCCGGGCGGCCCGGCGTGGATGACCACTCGGGTAACGCCGGCAGAACAGACCGGCGAGCAGCTCTCCTGA
- the metC gene encoding cystathionine beta-lyase, whose amino-acid sequence MKRGTRLVHSARPPYADGRRPVNPPLVRASTVDFESMAAMSAAQHPGIEGAQSFTYGVRGTPTTFALETLITELENGDGTKLYSSGLEAIAAVLLAFLRPGDHLLVVDTVYSPVRQLLERFLRERGVHFDFYSPRESDLSRLIKPATRMIYTETPGSVTMELQDIAAIAETARRHGDILVACDNTWASGFCYRPLDHGADLSIVAGTKYLGGHSDVLMGSVTASGNAFETLHETSVLLGLAVSTDDAALVLRGARTLHIRYPAHARRALAVAEWLADREEVAAVHYPPLPESPDHALWASRFDGAAGLFSVELTTAWQDRVSAFVDGLSLFGRGASWGGFESLALPCSLKGNRSVDDWSGRGPLVRLQIGLEDAEDLIADLAQALDGARG is encoded by the coding sequence ATGAAACGTGGAACCCGACTCGTGCATTCGGCACGACCGCCCTATGCGGACGGACGTCGTCCGGTGAACCCGCCCCTGGTTCGGGCCTCCACCGTGGATTTTGAATCCATGGCCGCCATGTCAGCGGCACAGCACCCTGGCATTGAGGGCGCGCAGTCTTTCACCTATGGCGTGCGCGGCACGCCCACCACGTTTGCTCTTGAGACACTGATTACCGAACTCGAGAACGGCGATGGCACCAAGCTTTATAGCTCGGGGCTCGAGGCGATCGCGGCGGTGCTGCTCGCCTTCCTGCGCCCCGGCGATCATCTGCTGGTGGTGGACACCGTCTACTCGCCCGTACGCCAGCTACTGGAGCGTTTCCTGCGTGAGCGGGGCGTCCACTTCGATTTCTACAGCCCGCGCGAATCGGATCTCTCACGCCTGATCAAGCCGGCCACGCGCATGATCTATACCGAAACGCCGGGTTCGGTCACGATGGAGCTGCAGGACATCGCCGCCATCGCCGAGACCGCGCGTCGCCATGGCGACATCCTTGTCGCCTGCGACAACACCTGGGCCTCGGGTTTCTGCTATCGGCCGCTGGATCACGGCGCCGATCTGTCCATCGTCGCGGGTACCAAGTACCTTGGCGGGCATTCCGACGTGCTGATGGGGTCCGTGACGGCGAGCGGGAACGCCTTCGAGACGCTGCACGAGACCAGCGTCCTGCTGGGCCTTGCCGTCTCCACCGATGATGCGGCGCTGGTGTTGCGCGGCGCCCGCACACTGCATATCCGCTATCCCGCCCATGCCCGTCGTGCCCTTGCCGTTGCCGAGTGGCTGGCGGATCGCGAGGAGGTGGCTGCCGTCCATTATCCACCCCTGCCGGAGAGTCCGGATCATGCCCTGTGGGCGTCACGGTTCGATGGGGCGGCAGGGCTTTTCAGCGTTGAGCTGACAACCGCCTGGCAGGATCGGGTGAGTGCCTTCGTGGATGGCCTGTCACTGTTCGGTCGCGGCGCCTCCTGGGGTGGCTTCGAGAGCCTTGCGCTACCCTGCAGTCTGAAAGGCAATCGCAGCGTGGATGACTGGAGTGGTCGCGGGCCGCTGGTGCGGCTGCAGATTGGCCTGGAGGATGCCGAGGATCTGATCGCTGACCTGGCGCAGGCACTGGACGGCGCCCGCGGCTGA
- a CDS encoding EF-hand domain-containing protein produces MRNALFALTLTVSVTATTAVASEGDAPLPPGERFLGVWDLNGNGTATLDELQTMRGRVFDSFDRNGDGVLDESEYVAFDDARAGDVEGYEGENRELMQRITDGMSLSVSDADGDGVVQREEFLVGAEDWLRDLDTNGDGVITAADFPG; encoded by the coding sequence ATGCGTAATGCACTATTCGCACTGACGCTGACCGTCAGCGTAACGGCGACCACCGCAGTGGCCTCGGAGGGCGATGCACCACTGCCGCCCGGTGAGCGGTTCCTCGGTGTCTGGGACCTGAACGGAAACGGGACGGCCACCCTGGATGAACTCCAGACCATGCGGGGTCGGGTCTTCGATAGTTTCGATAGAAACGGCGACGGCGTGCTCGACGAAAGCGAGTATGTGGCCTTTGACGATGCGCGCGCCGGCGATGTCGAGGGTTATGAGGGAGAGAACCGTGAGCTGATGCAGCGGATAACCGATGGCATGAGCCTGTCCGTTTCCGATGCCGATGGTGACGGCGTTGTCCAGCGCGAAGAGTTCCTGGTCGGTGCCGAGGATTGGCTGCGGGATCTGGACACCAACGGTGACGGCGTGATCACTGCCGCAGACTTTCCCGGCTGA
- a CDS encoding SDR family NAD(P)-dependent oxidoreductase: protein MTRLEGKGIIVTGGASGIGEATVRRIIEEGGRAVIADLNREQGEALAKELGADRARFVETDVTDTQAVEALFQTTADFCGVDGVFNNAGIGAITPSAECSDDDWQKVIDINLTGVFKVARQALQIMQKQGHGSIVNCASILGHLGQSQTPAYSAAKGGVLNFTRTLAVETALDGVRVNSISPGYIQTPILEVLDEEAIEGLKQFHAMKRLGRPEEIAAATVFLLSDEASFITGADLLVDGGFTAGKS, encoded by the coding sequence ATGACGCGACTCGAGGGCAAGGGAATCATCGTCACCGGCGGTGCGAGCGGCATCGGTGAGGCCACCGTGCGGCGGATCATCGAAGAAGGCGGCCGTGCGGTGATCGCCGACCTGAACCGCGAGCAGGGCGAGGCCCTGGCAAAGGAGCTGGGGGCCGACCGGGCCCGGTTCGTGGAGACGGATGTCACCGATACGCAGGCCGTCGAGGCCTTGTTCCAGACGACTGCCGATTTCTGTGGTGTCGATGGCGTGTTCAACAACGCCGGCATCGGGGCCATCACGCCCAGCGCCGAGTGCAGTGACGATGACTGGCAGAAAGTCATCGACATCAATCTGACCGGCGTCTTCAAGGTCGCCCGGCAGGCGCTGCAGATCATGCAGAAGCAGGGACATGGCAGTATCGTCAACTGTGCCTCTATCCTGGGCCACCTGGGCCAGTCACAGACACCCGCCTACAGCGCGGCCAAGGGCGGTGTGCTCAACTTCACCCGGACCCTGGCGGTGGAGACCGCCCTTGATGGCGTCCGGGTGAACAGCATCTCCCCGGGCTATATCCAGACGCCCATCCTTGAGGTGCTGGATGAGGAGGCCATCGAAGGCCTGAAGCAGTTTCATGCCATGAAACGCCTGGGCCGGCCCGAGGAGATCGCGGCAGCGACGGTGTTCCTGCTCAGCGACGAGGCCAGCTTCATTACCGGCGCCGATCTGCTGGTGGACGGCGGCTTCACGGCCGGCAAGTCCTGA
- a CDS encoding metal ABC transporter permease, which yields MLDDFMVRAALAGLGVVVAAAPLGCFVVWRRMAFFGAATAHAAVLGVALSLALSMSVFAGVLAVSLLMAVSVTLLSHRGYAMDTLLGVMAHSSLAFGLVAVSFLTDVRIDLMAYLFGDILAVGRTDLGIIWSGSLLVLGLTLWRWQPLLLATVSEELAHAEGYDPRRESLILTVALAIVVAVAIKVVGVLLIAALLIIPAATARPFSATPERMALIAAGLGIISVLGGLWGSWNLDTPTGPTIVCVAAILFAVLNTAARVEGGGSRD from the coding sequence ATGCTGGATGACTTCATGGTGCGCGCCGCGCTCGCCGGACTGGGCGTCGTGGTGGCCGCCGCGCCGCTCGGCTGCTTCGTGGTCTGGCGACGAATGGCCTTCTTCGGTGCGGCCACTGCCCATGCCGCCGTGCTTGGCGTCGCGCTGTCGCTCGCCCTGTCGATGTCCGTGTTCGCCGGTGTCCTCGCCGTATCGCTGCTGATGGCCGTCTCGGTCACCCTGCTGAGTCATCGCGGTTATGCCATGGACACCCTGCTCGGCGTCATGGCCCATTCCTCCCTCGCCTTCGGGCTGGTGGCCGTATCGTTCCTGACCGATGTGCGTATCGACCTGATGGCCTATCTGTTCGGCGACATCCTGGCGGTAGGGCGCACCGACCTCGGGATCATCTGGAGCGGTTCGCTCCTGGTCCTGGGGCTCACGCTGTGGCGCTGGCAGCCCCTCCTGCTGGCGACGGTCAGCGAGGAGCTCGCCCATGCCGAGGGCTATGACCCCCGGCGCGAGAGCCTCATTCTGACGGTGGCCCTGGCCATCGTGGTGGCGGTGGCCATCAAGGTGGTCGGTGTTCTGCTGATCGCCGCCCTGCTGATCATCCCGGCGGCCACGGCACGGCCATTCAGCGCCACCCCAGAGCGGATGGCACTCATCGCCGCGGGGCTTGGCATCATCTCGGTACTCGGGGGGTTATGGGGATCCTGGAATCTGGATACGCCCACCGGCCCGACCATCGTCTGCGTCGCGGCCATCCTGTTCGCCGTGCTGAACACGGCAGCCCGCGTCGAAGGGGGCGGATCGCGTGATTGA
- a CDS encoding SRPBCC family protein, with protein MISTESTVMIERPPEAIFAFVVEDFLVNYPRWSPEVKSLKPLSEGPLTPGWKARQVRVDQGRRTATDFQVVSLERPHYVAFRGLKDPYGIEFRLQPQSPQRTRLVFSFELGRLGLAFRPFEKLIQHAVQGGVERVTGNLKILIETETPAD; from the coding sequence ATGATCAGCACCGAATCCACCGTGATGATCGAGCGGCCGCCCGAAGCCATCTTTGCCTTCGTGGTGGAGGACTTCCTCGTCAACTACCCGCGCTGGTCGCCGGAGGTGAAAAGCCTCAAGCCTCTGAGCGAAGGGCCCCTCACGCCCGGCTGGAAAGCCCGCCAGGTGCGAGTGGACCAGGGTCGGCGAACCGCCACCGACTTCCAGGTTGTCAGCCTGGAACGCCCGCACTATGTCGCCTTCCGAGGCCTGAAGGATCCGTACGGCATCGAGTTCCGTCTACAGCCTCAGTCGCCCCAACGCACGCGCCTGGTGTTCTCGTTCGAGCTCGGTCGGCTCGGCCTTGCCTTCCGACCCTTCGAAAAACTGATCCAACATGCGGTGCAGGGCGGTGTCGAGCGTGTCACCGGAAACCTGAAGATACTGATTGAAACCGAGACCCCGGCAGATTGA
- a CDS encoding organic hydroperoxide resistance protein yields the protein MEVLYTTTGTATGGRDGHAATADGSLDVRLTAPKELGGPGGEGTNPEQLFACGYSACFLGAMQFVGGQEGIKVPAETKVTATVSLGKRDDGQGFAIGVDLSVELPGVESAEAEKLVEKAHVVCPYSYATQGNIDVTTTLA from the coding sequence ATGGAAGTACTCTATACCACCACGGGAACGGCAACCGGTGGCCGCGATGGCCATGCCGCGACGGCAGACGGTTCGCTGGATGTCAGACTGACCGCACCGAAGGAGCTGGGCGGCCCGGGTGGCGAGGGCACAAACCCCGAGCAGCTTTTCGCCTGCGGGTATTCGGCCTGCTTCCTGGGGGCAATGCAGTTCGTGGGCGGCCAGGAGGGTATCAAGGTGCCCGCCGAAACCAAGGTGACCGCCACCGTGTCGCTAGGCAAGCGCGACGACGGCCAGGGGTTTGCCATTGGCGTCGATCTGTCTGTGGAGCTCCCGGGTGTCGAATCGGCCGAGGCGGAAAAGCTGGTGGAAAAGGCCCACGTCGTCTGCCCGTATTCGTATGCCACGCAGGGCAACATCGACGTCACCACGACGCTCGCTTAA
- a CDS encoding ParA family protein: MHIVALHNLKGGVGKTAAAVNIAAQAADAGVPTLLWDLDAQAAATWCLGGNAGLARPPRKLFRRKAPIGREAVRTQWDYLDLLPADESLRHLDDLVEKGKDGGRLLQGLLQPFSENYGLVVLDCPPSFSRLAEAVVRNADRVLCPLIPAPLSLNAWRQMAGHFDRKRYGRDKLRPFLSMVDRRRRLHRTWAEAPPTTLSGCLTTWIPYATDVEQMSVRRAPLAAFAPRSTAADAYRRLWTELAEDLDTRP; encoded by the coding sequence ATGCACATTGTTGCCTTACACAATCTCAAGGGTGGGGTCGGAAAGACCGCCGCCGCGGTGAATATCGCCGCCCAGGCCGCGGACGCCGGCGTCCCCACCCTGCTCTGGGATCTCGACGCCCAGGCGGCGGCGACCTGGTGCCTGGGCGGTAACGCCGGGCTTGCCCGGCCTCCCCGCAAGCTCTTCCGGCGCAAGGCACCGATCGGCCGCGAGGCGGTGAGAACGCAGTGGGACTATCTCGATCTGCTGCCCGCCGATGAATCCCTTCGACATCTCGACGATCTGGTGGAGAAGGGCAAGGATGGCGGACGCCTGCTGCAGGGCCTCCTGCAGCCCTTTTCTGAAAACTATGGGCTGGTCGTGCTGGACTGCCCGCCGAGCTTCTCCCGCCTGGCCGAGGCCGTGGTCCGCAACGCGGACCGTGTGCTCTGCCCGCTCATCCCCGCGCCGCTCTCGCTCAATGCCTGGCGGCAGATGGCGGGTCACTTCGACCGCAAGCGCTATGGCCGCGATAAGCTGCGGCCTTTCCTGTCCATGGTGGATCGGCGCCGCCGCCTCCATCGGACCTGGGCCGAGGCGCCACCCACCACGCTGAGCGGCTGCCTGACAACCTGGATCCCCTATGCCACCGACGTCGAGCAGATGAGCGTCCGGCGTGCCCCGCTGGCCGCCTTTGCGCCCCGTTCGACGGCGGCGGATGCCTATCGCCGGCTGTGGACCGAACTTGCCGAGGACCTTGATACCCGCCCATGA